ATAGAGCATTAAAACACTTATTTCCAATGTGGTCCTCATTGGTCCTGGGCTACAATAGTGTAAAATGTCAGCACCTCCTTATTTCTGATGTACTTGGAGTAAATTCCTGGTGGTTAGTTGAAAGTTTTTGATATGGttgttttatttcattcatttgaTATGCACGTTCCCCCACAGGCAATCGGTGCCAGTGCAGTTCCAGTACTTCCTGCCTACCTACCCTTCTTCACCGTTCCCCCTGACACACACCTACACCCCCATCACCAGCTCTGTGTCCACCATCCGACAGTACCCAGGTACAATTCACCTCTCCTTCTTAACAACATGCTACATCTGGCTCTTTTGTGACTCTCAACCAGTCAGATAATACTCTTGTCATTTTCACAGAGCCAGATTGTTAGCTTCTGAACACTCACTTTAATAAGGATTATTGATCATTTTGTTAATCAATTACATTTTTAATTAGTTCTGACTTTCTAAGCCATGTTCAACATAATAATACACTAGTCTAATCTACATCTATAATACCAGATATATATCTCTCATCCTGTGTGTCAAATCCAAACCCAACCCGTCGACCCCACAGTAACCCCTCAGGCCCCCAGCGGCACGGCCATGCAGACCCAGACGAGTGTGGGCGTGGCGTCGGCGGTGCACCTCAACCCCATGCAGCTGATGACGGTGGACCGCATCGCTCAGATCAACACGCAGAACATCCAGCCCGCCGGCATGGCCACGCAGGGCATCCAGCCAACCACCATCAGCGCCCAGGGCTTGCATTCCGCCACCGGTCAGATCACCGCACAAAACATCCAACCGGCACCCATCAACCCACAACAGCCAGCCAATGAGAACAAGACCTCTAGTGAGTTGGTGAACGAAGCAGTTTAAGTTTCGTTGAAAGTTTTTAAATGAGTTTTTGTCAGGTCTGAAATATATTATGAATTGAATCATTCTACGCATTTTCTCCAGTCAAGTATTTTCACTTCTTTATTTATCTGTTTTGTTACTTTTCATTTTAATGTTATTTATTGGAGATTTGAATCACAGTAATAAATGTTAAAAATCCTAGCAGCTATTCTTTTCAGACAACTATTCTAACAACGTTGCTCTGTCTTCTCAGTTGTGTTAGCAGACGGCACCACTCTGGTAACCAACCCCATCGGCCAGACGTTCGGCGGCAGCCAGCCTCCAACCTCTGTGGGTCAGACACACCCTCAAAACACTGGGCCTGGTGCCCCCACCCTGGTGTCCTCTCCCCGACCTAGCATCCTACGTAAGAAGCCTGCCAACGAGGGGTGAGTTTAGAAAACCCCTCACGGTTTTCCTTTCCTTACTACGGCAGTCGTGATCACCAACTCTTGTCATaagtagggctgttacggtgaccatattaccgccacaccggcggtcatgaaggcagtcaaattccacgtgacccgTTTAGTCACGgcaattaggcttctccaagctctgatgctgctgatggtcatttgcagcctaccaaacttgttaactgcctggtactcagcactctattgtccctctaatcactctgacgtcaatgcaaatgtattaaaaaatctaatcaaacacttcatgagagcccatgggcttatgttgcacaacatttctataggctatgcaattgcgtgagaaaaccgAGTGGAGGATCCCaccagctttctataggctaggcctactatatttatttctcaactatcctaatattaagcacattgcttgtctttacaacaggagtatagcctacctggctggcatgaaaaagaaacacaggaaaagcttaattcgctatttaagtgcatagattacattttttcccGCTGCCCCTTTTTCgttacaggtgcatgataatgctCCATTCTAAGtccaaacaaatttcacacatatattttatatgaaaagataagattaaatcaagaatagtctgataggtgacaatattagcttatcacttgtgaatgatgaccAGCTTaataagtgttttttttttgtttttacttttttgaatcatagtcacacacctcatgtagcctagcccataggcctatgtgttttaataaggtttgtatcacaactaaagtggccaaataactaaGCACATttcaaattaagcacattaatccgttTAACAAGcttaactggcatacataagctgCACGTGAGTTTGGGGAAGAAagttttcaccataaaaatgcacctttttataattaaagcattacatgcataatcgcatttgtggtcagttttgataatggtgttttccctaATGGAACATTTGCACTTAGCCTATTGCAGTGTGCACATTgttgcgcttataatgtgaagaaatagtctAATAGTTTATAAAAATGTTAAGTTAAATGTCTGCCTCATTGCGTAAAGTtcttttgatgctagtggttgtattaatttgggatctatctcATCCCACAACTCTCCCAAACTGTTTGGAATGTTTATTTCTCTCACAGAATATAATAGGTCAACTTGTAtgctatgggggatagtagattgacataggctagtgattatgctgttcgttaggcctactcatcttgttggctgacaaaaagtaaatgtggacagttcttccaaaatgcagttgcgtccccgatgtgtctgtcttcacttgtagcctgtgagaaagaccagaTCAGGTGATGACAAGCCGTGTGAGTGAGTAGTGCTTCGGAGCAGACAGCACTCAGAGAGAAGGGCTGCAAAGGGCATGGATTTTTTTTGGGatgcattatggccacacaaaggggatgccaccGGGAAATTCATGGCATTGTCAAGGGCTTGTCAAATCGTGAATGAGAGACTGACGAAGTGTGTACACCCTGGACAaataacaaagcagagctcatatGCCTTTTTCAAGCCGCTTTTTTCAAATCATCGTTAGTCGCATCTTGctgccttacaatgtattaaatcaAAACATGTAGCCCAgagtttgtagaacaactaaagttacatgaaTAACTCATTAAGCATTTggaatacctatttctttgttaaccaatcaacacagaatagccgcatgtgcgcactccctcatcGTTTGGAGATTTGTTCAatatattcttcatactataaaataatgccacggaatactaagcaaatcttgtctgctaaatgaactagtgtagcccactgCCATATGGCATaaccagatcaggacctaacataagtgcttctacacctgcattgcttgctgtttggggttttaggctgggtttctgtacagcactttgagatatcagctgatgtacgaagggctatataaatacatttgatttgatttgataaggacATCTGAGTATGcaattctgttcttctgaaataggctacattttcttcagatcatgtttctttagacctctctaaaataaataacagatttattgtgaaggtgtaggctatattaaatggatttattacacgttttaaaatgtagatgttccaaaggtctgcatcagtggcttgtaggctatatGTGGAAGCCatgagatgctaaatgtgttcatgttaattaccagtcaattactgtgagactgacagttatttgcttgacaatcaccggctgaatATTtcgtgaccaccacagccctagtcATGAGCAGCTACCGTTTGAGTAGGCTTTTCTTCTATCCCAACACTAACCGGTGTCTGTTTTCCCTATAAAGGTCTGCAGTCAGGAAGAACCTGATCCCAGAGGCCAACAGCCCCAGGATAGATGGAGGAATCAGGCATGCATCAGGGTTTCCACGCCCAGCAGGGTAAGATGTAGCACTGCACATTGTTAGTAGGCCCTGATCAAAGACTATGCTGTGTACACACGCTGGAATCCTCTGGTCAACTGCATACTCCTGTATTAATAATATCTTGTAGTTGAAAATGTACTTTCAAATGATTAGGTGGTTGATGATCTTTTCTCTGACCTCCCAGTGTGAAACACAAGCCTGATCTCCACGTGTCCCTGGCTCCCCCGGTGATGTCATCATCCATGGAGGCTCTGCCCAGCCATCAGACCAATGAACACCAGCAGCATCCCGGAGCCCCGCCCCACCAGCAACCCTCTCAGCCAATCCAGACGCTCCTCTCAGTGTcagcacccccacacacacagcctggccCCGCCCTGTCCGCCATCACTCCACCAATCTTGTCTATGGCCAACGTGGTTGTTCCGCCTACCCAGTCAGCGGCCAGTAGCACGGCGGCATGTGGTATAAGCTCCACCCTCCCTGAGATCAAGATAAAGCAGGAGGTGGAGGCCATGGATACCTCCAAACCAGGTACATTTGAATTGAAAAATGTATTTGCCACCACCAAAACCAATATTGGTGTCCTATTGCTGATCTATGATCAGTTTTCCTTTTAAATCAAGATAAATAAAGGGAGGGGGGGGCtgatcagcattcctactctgaCATACTTAGTGAATACGGGCCCTGAGCTATTGATCTCCtagttcttcctctctctcctcgccctCCAGGTCCCCCCATGCCCCATTGTGGTACCCCCTTGTTGTCCATGATGCCCAGTGGGGATGTGACCCCCGGGGCCTCACCCAGGAAGAAGCCCCGGAAGCAGCAGCATGTCATCTCCACGGAAGAGAGCGAGATGATGGAAACCAACAGCACGGACGAGGAGAAGGTCCTAGCCAGACCCCTCAGCATGAGGGCCGAGAAACGCAAGTCGCCCCTCAAGGAGTACATAGGTAGGAGAAAGTAGATACTCAAACTCTTTATTCATGATTCACTTGTCCCGGTTAAGGGTAAGTTTGCTGCAGTTACGGTAGGCTAATTTCCCTATATTTGACCTTGTATAAGTGACCACTGTACATTTCCCTTCCCTGCAGATGAGGAAGGGGTGCGTTATGTCCCCACCCGTGCTCGTCCCCCGGTCACACTCCTCCGCCACTACAGGAACCCCTGGAAGGCTGCCTATCACCACTTCCAGAGATACAGTGACATCCGGGTCAAAGGTCAGACCAATGTCTTTATTATTGATCACATTCAATCATAACTGTATTTATAATGAATTGTCATACATTCTGGGTTCTAAGAGCTTGTTGTGGGACTGAAATGCACTTAATGGGACTAAAatgcgacaggtagcctagcggttagagtattgaccgaaaggtcgctagttcaaatccccaagccaaCGAGGTGAAAAGTCGATGTCGATGTGCCCTAGAGCATGGCACTTAACcaaaggaggctgctgagggcagaacggctcataataatgtccggaatggaaaccatgtgcttgataccattccactcgaGCCATTtccacgagcccgttctccccaattaagatgccaccaacttcctgtgcacttaaccctaattgctctagggtcgctgttgataatggcagatcctggctgtgaccccactctctgagggtgtgtgAACATTTCCAATTCAAACATGtgtattaatacacacttgtacatgtgtgaaataagacaaatataagcaccaaCCAAATTACCCACAACAGATTATATGTTAAACTGGCTAAAGAAGTGGCTGATTTCATTATCACACCTCTTTCCCACATTTTTTATGTATAATTTGCAAAGGGCATTGTGCCCGATGAACTGAAAATGGCCAAAATAGTTTCTGATTCATAAAGCTGATCTAGTAAACTTGACAAATTACAAACAATCTGAATTTGTCAGCtattaattttttgttgttgaagcaTTCAtataatggataaataaaataTCTTAACAAGGAAAGTCTGTTATACAAACATCAGTATGGCTTCAGAAAATCTCACTCTAATTGACAAAATACTAATTGACAAAATACATAAAGCAAATGATCGCAAAGATCATACATTAGGTATCTCGCTGAAAACTTGGAATgggcatttgaaatgatttcttGATTCAAATATGATTTTTTATATCCGAAAATGTGctttaaagaaagaaaaaaattgGAGACTTGCTTGTGTGACTCGGCAGAGAGCTGAGGCGCGTTCAGTTCGCTTGAACATTTGCTAAATTGCAGAAAGCTTTGTGCTGAATGGCAAGTTTCCCCCAAACATTCTTGTATTTTCTTGAATAGACTTTATAGTACGTTTGCTCCTTTTTGGTGGATGTGGCGAGGTATGTCTTGAAGCACTGAGTGACTTAAAGGGCAGTGGCCATGTTAACAGGGTTCCCCAACCCCTCCTCGTTTTTCAACTTGTTGTTCAGTACAGCACCATTTCAATGTAATCTTCCAGAATGTTCAGATGTACTGAACGCAGCCGTCGTGCgttcagagggggagggagagactacACCAACTCGCGCTAGTTAGACAACATTTGTTGTTGCCATAGGTTATCTATCATACCATCTGGTTGTGCCTGCCTTGACTGAATCAAATCGTTAgaaagaagctagctagctaaagtagcCAACTAGCTAACTAAAGTAGAAAGGCTAATTGAGGCTATTTTGCTGCGCTCCCAGTACTTGTCAACAACTCCATTCATATTAAACAACTCCCTACCTGTTGGTTGATCAGTATAGCCTGCTCATTTAGCCAACTCAATTCTGTCATTTTAATTCCATTTTGCATTGATTAAGAAATCGGCCACTTCACTTGCTACGCTGTAGCGCCGCTGTGATTGACTGACAATAACAACAAACTACCTATGTGAAATGGGTGTGTAGGCTACCGGTGTCTATTGTATGGGGCACACTCATAACtgtcactgtttttattcagATTTTGAATGTAGTGGTCTATCCTTGTAGGCTATGTAGCAATGGCACACAGATCATTGtatttaaaatataaaaatgaAATAAGATTAATACTTTCCCAAGTAATGGAATACTAACGTTCGTTTGAATAACTGCACCCATCcctaatcatatatatatattttttaaattaaactagGGCGTGAATGAACAATCTCTGCTTTGGTTCTCCGGGTATATCTAAAGGATAGAAagcaatatattttatttattttactaggaaaGTTGGTTAAGAAAAAATTCAGTGGGTTTAGTCggtcaactgcctgttcagggacagaacgacagatttgtaccttgtcagctcggggatttgaacttgcaacctttcggttactagtccaacgctctaaccactaggctaccttgctgCCCCATATGATTTTCAAAGAAATAGAGATTAATtgtggtgtgctgcagagatcgACACTTGGACCCCTATTATTTTATCTATATAAATGATCAGCCCAAAGCATCCAGAGTGCGTTCCCAGATATTGTTTGCTAATCATATGCGTGTTATAACCTCACAGAAATCTAAATTACCTTATTAATGTTGTTAATGATGAACTGTGTAATATCTCAGTGGCTTAAAATCAATCAATTGTCACTGACTCTAACAAAAAACGAAAACAAATATGATTTAGTCCAAAGAACAGAAAATAcatactatatagaggaccacgGTATGAGTCATAATGCCATATTAATAATATACCTGTTGATCAAGCCTGTACAACTCTCTTTCTTGGTGTTTTGATTGATGATGAACTGTCATGGAAACcacaagtagcctagtggttagagcattgggccagtaacctaaaggttgctggatcgaatccccgagttgacaatgtaaaaatctgtcgttctgcccctgaacaaggcagtttaccaCTGTTcaccagtaggccgtcattgtaaataagaatttgttcttaaccgacttgcctacttaaataaaggatcattttaaataaaatataaatcacaCATCAAGGCAATAACCTCCTAAGATCAGAAAAAATACGAGGATACTTGGCAAAATGCGATATGTCATAAACCGAAGCACTGCTCTGTCTACACAATGATCTTCCCATTCAGCAGTGACTGTAACATTACATGGACCAGCACACACCATACCAAACTACTATCAATCTATCGCCTGCGGAAACGCTGGTTATAAATCATATCTGCTGGTTTTGGAGACCTTTCATCACCACTTTTCAAACTACGAGGACAGAATGTTTATGGAAGGAATTCTCTTCAAGTTGCTCAATTTGTTTACGGCTCTTTTAAATCACTTATTATCCACTTTCTTCAAAAACGATTTCACTGCCACGTTAATTCCATAACTACTAACAAGAAACAGACAACCGCTACGTCACCCACATTCACGAACAACAAATTCTGAATGACCTACAGAGGCCCTATGATCTGGAACTCACTCACTGCCTGAATATGCCAAGCGATGCCTGTCATTgtactgaaaacatgttttgaggCACCTATTGTCTATCACAGCTCTACACCTTAGTAGTTGGACTTTCTGCTTAGATTTTATTATATTTGACCTCTTTTGCGTTTCTTTAGTTTATTTGTCTACACTGCTTAGTCTGTGTGATTTATGACCACTGGAGGGCCGGTGGGCCCCTCGACAAACCCTTTTGGGCTTTTTTCCCCCTCCTGCACATCGTTTTTACACAGTAAAAAAGACTCTTTATAGTTTGCAAATAAATGAACTCAAAATTAAATTTATATTATAAAATGGGCTtttcgagagactgaaattcacTTATTGAGGACTGAAATGGCAGTGATGCTCTGGAGGCTTTTGAGGTCGAATTGTTTATTCATTGTTTTGTTTGGACAACTAAATTACACAACAATTATTACAACAACATCACACAAGGTTATTATTCTCACCAGATGTTAAGATGCATACATAGGAAAACATTtagaaatcacacacacacacacatcaagaggaCAACGTTTTCTTGGGCTAGGTGCACTGTGAAGCCTAACTGGAAGGTGTAGTATGCTATGAAAGCGAGTGTCATTTGTTGGCTTTACATTTTTGGAGACGTCACAAAATACTAACCAGGGAAATGCTATTTACCTTGCCTGCAAATGACCAGTCACTTTCATAGCACACATATTACATGACTAGGGCCTAGAGTTTATCCCTGTAATCCTTGTAatttgaccaggaaaaactcccgaCCCTAGTTATAGTTAAATAGCTTAATGGTGTGTGTTGTTGAAGGTATTACTGTATTAGAATATGGCTTTAATGGTGCATTGTCATGGTTTCAGAGGAGAAGAAGGGCACCCTGCAGGACGTAGCCAATCAGAAAGGGGTGGTGTGCAGAGCGCAGGGCTGGAAGATGCACCTGTGTGCTGCACAGCTCATGCAGCTGGTGAGAGAAACACTACTTCCCTTTTTACAATGATCTTTGTATAGAGAGTACAGTTACTCAGTGAGGTCAACTTTTAAGCACTGTGGAAAGTGCGTCAGAGAGCGCGATGACCGTCTGCACTGATAGTGCTTCATGGTAGCGCATCACGTTATGACGTAGCTGTCGGAAGACAATGAAGTGGAACTAAAACTAGATCTTCTTTGAACAAGATACTTGTCCTCCTGAATAAGTCTGTTGTAGTGTTGGTCTTtatacatctctcctctctctatcactagacTAATCTGGAGCATGACGTGTACAGCCGCCTCACGACCCTCCAAGAGGGTCTGATCCCAAAGAAGAAGGCCGGGTCGGATGATGACCTGCACCGTATCAATGAGCTCatacaggtcagaggtcaaacaCGCAACAACACGGCTTTTTCCACAAAAAAATCTATGCTGCTGATCATGGGTTGGAACAGAGTTTTCTCAGACCACGTGACCTAACCAGGAAAGACTCTAGGCCCTAGTTATAGCCTACAAACCACATATGTTTTCTCATCACTATCTGACTGTTTACAATATCTCATCACTATCTGACTGTTTACAATATTGAAGAACTCTCTATTCCCataaacactactactactacacactattATAACCAGGAATGCCGCCATGTATCAGTATTTGGTCTGGTTTTGATCAATTCCACAGGCAGCTTTATACCATTTCTGAGGACTCAAGGGAAATTCTACCTGGGCCTAGTCTTTGTTATGAATGTCAGTCAGCCATTTTgaattgtctctccctcccctttccccagGGTAACATGCAGCGCTGTAAGCTGGTGATGGACCAGATCACTGAGGCTAGAGACACCATGATGAAGGTGCTGGACCACAAGGAGAAAGTCATGAAGCTAATCAACAAGAACGGTGGAGCCAAGAAAGTCAACAAGCTGAAGCGCAAGGACAAAGCCTAGAACAGAGGTGGGAAAACCAAGCCTAGGCTGACCCCCTGTAGGTCGCACTAGTCTACACCCCTCACTGATCTGACCATGGTTTGACCATGGACAACTGGCAGATTGTGGCAGTATGGTGTCTGGGGTTACTTGTTAGCTGTGCGTGACCGTCCAACCACTCTTGACCTAGAACTGTGACCTAGAACTGAGACACAAGTGGTCGGCAGAAGGAACAGATACAGTTCCACTATGTCCCAAGTGGGGAGCTTGTCAACGGACCGGAATGTACAAGTATTAAGACTGCTTCAAGAAGTTGGTATGTCCTCAGTTGTTGATTGGATGGCGGGTAGAATTATTATGATTTGATTGGTTGAATGATGGTCTAGAGGGGATGCACTAT
This DNA window, taken from Oncorhynchus tshawytscha isolate Ot180627B linkage group LG10, Otsh_v2.0, whole genome shotgun sequence, encodes the following:
- the LOC112260365 gene encoding histone deacetylase complex subunit SAP130 isoform X3, with product MSSQQYPRPGIPPGMGQNQTPGGNTALLSGSQPNTAGGADDRNRDPHPDHGPRDHPNGGGGASTFRDDKQETVVVRPYPQAQVHGPPQGHPTPAGHLSLQQAMPVTVSAPPPHIPQGLPLAFTEGPMKPALKSPMAGRVIAPAPANTQGHITLPPKVPSHVTATMESTVPQTAGIPVATISGQQAWRFQGNPSNLHHHLMTTNVQIIRSHAPPLQLGSPGAPQHTFTSHLPRGAAAAAVMSSSKGPTVLRPATGGGTGPPTVQHIIHQPIQSRPVVTTSTAVMPTVVSPLTATRPQSPVVSSATHSAEMVHGRPGLNIHPPSATLSIQRQPPSRDNPTRITLPSHPAIGGQKPQLPHTMAQKPIFSNVTPVAAATVAPILATNTAPSPSTTGSGPHPQMTNSNIVTMTMTSHSSHATAVTTSNIPVAKVVPQPIAHTSPRIQPEYPGERGNLIPISGHRSSPNPITMEARNDNRQSVPVQFQYFLPTYPSSPFPLTHTYTPITSSVSTIRQYPVTPQAPSGTAMQTQTSVGVASAVHLNPMQLMTVDRIAQINTQNIQPAGMATQGIQPTTISAQGLHSATGQITAQNIQPAPINPQQPANENKTSIVLADGTTLVTNPIGQTFGGSQPPTSVGQTHPQNTGPGAPTLVSSPRPSILRKKPANEGSAVRKNLIPEANSPRIDGGIRHASGFPRPAGVKHKPDLHVSLAPPVMSSSMEALPSHQTNEHQQHPGAPPHQQPSQPIQTLLSVSAPPHTQPGPALSAITPPILSMANVVVPPTQSAASSTAACGISSTLPEIKIKQEVEAMDTSKPGPPMPHCGTPLLSMMPSGDVTPGASPRKKPRKQQHVISTEESEMMETNSTDEEKVLARPLSMRAEKRKSPLKEYIDEEGVRYVPTRARPPVTLLRHYRNPWKAAYHHFQRYSDIRVKEEKKGTLQDVANQKGVVCRAQGWKMHLCAAQLMQLTNLEHDVYSRLTTLQEGLIPKKKAGSDDDLHRINELIQGNMQRCKLVMDQITEARDTMMKVLDHKEKVMKLINKNGGAKKVNKLKRKDKA
- the LOC112260365 gene encoding histone deacetylase complex subunit SAP130 isoform X2 produces the protein MFPSADQGSNEMHAGVGYQVCQKMSSQQYPRPGIPPGMGQNQTPGGNTALLSGSQPNTAGGADDRNRDPHPDHGPRDHPNGGGGASTFRDDKQETVVVRPYPQAQVHGPPQGHPTPAGHLSLQQAMPVTVSAPPPHIPQGLPLAFTEGPMKPALKSPMAGRVIAPAPANTQGHITLPPKVPSHVTATMESTVPQTAGIPVATISGQQGNPSNLHHHLMTTNVQIIRSHAPPLQLGSPGAPQHTFTSHLPRGAAAAAVMSSSKGPTVLRPATGGGTGPPTVQHIIHQPIQSRPVVTTSTAVMPTVVSPLTATRPQSPVVSSATHSAEMVHGRPGLNIHPPSATLSIQRQPPSRDNPTRITLPSHPAIGGQKPQLPHTMAQKPIFSNVTPVAAATVAPILATNTAPSPSTTGSGPHPQMTNSNIVTMTMTSHSSHATAVTTSNIPVAKVVPQPIAHTSPRIQPEYPGERGNLIPISGHRSSPNPITMEARNDNRQSVPVQFQYFLPTYPSSPFPLTHTYTPITSSVSTIRQYPVTPQAPSGTAMQTQTSVGVASAVHLNPMQLMTVDRIAQINTQNIQPAGMATQGIQPTTISAQGLHSATGQITAQNIQPAPINPQQPANENKTSIVLADGTTLVTNPIGQTFGGSQPPTSVGQTHPQNTGPGAPTLVSSPRPSILRKKPANEGSAVRKNLIPEANSPRIDGGIRHASGFPRPAGVKHKPDLHVSLAPPVMSSSMEALPSHQTNEHQQHPGAPPHQQPSQPIQTLLSVSAPPHTQPGPALSAITPPILSMANVVVPPTQSAASSTAACGISSTLPEIKIKQEVEAMDTSKPGPPMPHCGTPLLSMMPSGDVTPGASPRKKPRKQQHVISTEESEMMETNSTDEEKVLARPLSMRAEKRKSPLKEYIDEEGVRYVPTRARPPVTLLRHYRNPWKAAYHHFQRYSDIRVKEEKKGTLQDVANQKGVVCRAQGWKMHLCAAQLMQLTNLEHDVYSRLTTLQEGLIPKKKAGSDDDLHRINELIQGNMQRCKLVMDQITEARDTMMKVLDHKEKVMKLINKNGGAKKVNKLKRKDKA
- the LOC112260365 gene encoding histone deacetylase complex subunit SAP130 isoform X1; protein product: MFPSADQGSNEMHAGVGYQVCQKMSSQQYPRPGIPPGMGQNQTPGGNTALLSGSQPNTAGGADDRNRDPHPDHGPRDHPNGGGGASTFRDDKQETVVVRPYPQAQVHGPPQGHPTPAGHLSLQQAMPVTVSAPPPHIPQGLPLAFTEGPMKPALKSPMAGRVIAPAPANTQGHITLPPKVPSHVTATMESTVPQTAGIPVATISGQQAWRFQGNPSNLHHHLMTTNVQIIRSHAPPLQLGSPGAPQHTFTSHLPRGAAAAAVMSSSKGPTVLRPATGGGTGPPTVQHIIHQPIQSRPVVTTSTAVMPTVVSPLTATRPQSPVVSSATHSAEMVHGRPGLNIHPPSATLSIQRQPPSRDNPTRITLPSHPAIGGQKPQLPHTMAQKPIFSNVTPVAAATVAPILATNTAPSPSTTGSGPHPQMTNSNIVTMTMTSHSSHATAVTTSNIPVAKVVPQPIAHTSPRIQPEYPGERGNLIPISGHRSSPNPITMEARNDNRQSVPVQFQYFLPTYPSSPFPLTHTYTPITSSVSTIRQYPVTPQAPSGTAMQTQTSVGVASAVHLNPMQLMTVDRIAQINTQNIQPAGMATQGIQPTTISAQGLHSATGQITAQNIQPAPINPQQPANENKTSIVLADGTTLVTNPIGQTFGGSQPPTSVGQTHPQNTGPGAPTLVSSPRPSILRKKPANEGSAVRKNLIPEANSPRIDGGIRHASGFPRPAGVKHKPDLHVSLAPPVMSSSMEALPSHQTNEHQQHPGAPPHQQPSQPIQTLLSVSAPPHTQPGPALSAITPPILSMANVVVPPTQSAASSTAACGISSTLPEIKIKQEVEAMDTSKPGPPMPHCGTPLLSMMPSGDVTPGASPRKKPRKQQHVISTEESEMMETNSTDEEKVLARPLSMRAEKRKSPLKEYIDEEGVRYVPTRARPPVTLLRHYRNPWKAAYHHFQRYSDIRVKEEKKGTLQDVANQKGVVCRAQGWKMHLCAAQLMQLTNLEHDVYSRLTTLQEGLIPKKKAGSDDDLHRINELIQGNMQRCKLVMDQITEARDTMMKVLDHKEKVMKLINKNGGAKKVNKLKRKDKA